From one Triticum aestivum cultivar Chinese Spring chromosome 4B, IWGSC CS RefSeq v2.1, whole genome shotgun sequence genomic stretch:
- the LOC123094682 gene encoding transcription factor MYB60, with product MGRPPCCDKLGVKKGPWTPEEDIILVSYIQEHGPGNWRSVPVSTGLMRCSKSCRLRWTNYLRPGIKRGNFTSHEEGVIVHLQSLLGNRWAAIASYLPRRTDNDIKNYWNTHLKKKLRKQQAMGAIFGPPAASSPGTAGDNFDHHNHHDMVSRADGYGAGQAYINTEVSQLIAGRGQSPFADAAAEVCSSSSYASSVDNISKLLGGFMKSSPPPPLHNNYDADDVKPLLPLDSMSGTSSAELSFTAGVQQPALMGGRVGYEYDDETKRQQHQAPLSSIEKWLFDEAAELELSDECYSVPMLF from the exons ATGGGGAGGCCGCCGTGCTGCGACAAGTTGGGCGTGAAGAAGGGTCCGTGGACGCCGGAGGAGGACATCATCCTGGTCTCCTACATCCAGGAGCACGGCCCCGGCAACTGGCGGTCTGTGCCGGTGAGCACCGGCCTCATGCGCTGCAGCAAGAGCTGCCGCCTCCGCTGGACCAACTACCTCCGCCCCGGCATCAAGCGCGGCAACTTCACAAGCCACGAGGAAGGCGTCATCGTCCACCTCCAGTCACTCCTCGGCAACAG ATGGGCAGCGATCGCGTCCTACCTGCCGCGGAGGACGGACAACGACATCAAGAACTACTGGAACACGCACCTCAAGAAGAAGCTCAGGAAGCAGCAAGCCATGGGAGCCATCTTCGGGCCGCCGGCGGCATCCTCCCCCGGCACAGCAGGCGACAATTTCGACCACCACAACCACCATGACATGGTCTCCAGGGCCGACGGCTACGGGGCCGGCCAGGCGTACATCAACACGGAGGTCTCGCAGCTGATCGCTGGGCGTGGTCAGTCGCCGTTCGCCGACGCTGCCGCCGAGGTCTGCTCCTCGTCGTCCTACGCTTCGAGCGTGGACAACATATCCAAGCTGCTCGGCGGCTTCATGAagagctccccgccgccgccgctgcacaaCAACTACGACGCCGACGACGTCAAGCCTCTGCTGCCCTTGGACAGTATGTCCGGCACCAGCAGCGCCGAGCTGAGCTTCACCGCCGGCGTGCAGCAGCCTGCGTTGATGGGGGGACGCGTTGGGTACGAGTATGACGACGAGACCAAACGGCAGCAGCATCAGGCGCCACTGTCTTCGATCGAGAAGTGGCTGTTTGATGAGGCCGCGGAGCTGGAGCTGTCCGATGAGTGCTACTCCGTTCCAATGCTGTTCTAG
- the LOC123091635 gene encoding cell division control protein 45 homolog, giving the protein MVRELRADSFYARLRAAAAAAAAAVSSASASPLLILPSAADADSLCALRILAHVLSADSVRFSVYPVASTADAAELLASFSGATASSPLSPPPLCVLLINWGARCDLLRGVLPRGSTAFVVDSHRPVNLRNLAAGNDRVVVLFTVDDERAADLSYDFDVSSLADASDLTAEGDADDDHLRASEEESDASDYDSGAEGGRRKRRWASDDAEADGGDPVKLFGRLRREYYRLGTFHGKPSGCLMYDLAHALRRNTNELLWLACVSLTDQFIHERITNERYQDAGMELEQHINGSGNLDPSGVGSVVTLKDGTRIRAPETSRIAYEDEPRLMLLREWSLFDSMVCSSYVATRLKTWSDNGLKKLKLLLARMGFPLADCQKGFQYMSMEVKRKMRDEFDRFLPEYGLTEFYYRSFLRVHGYKSKVSAADVVYGVTALLESMSAESNDSKECSAAEQFWVAYSALSPSNVNQLQKGMQSAIEIQRAILRQGSSAITKSGFIRSAKKFRWVKLDDPVDTSKLCHPQALTKFCFFLMDALKERGARMKPLVCACLGREPEKVLVVGVWGKPRLGAVQGNSFGNAFRSAAEEIGADYFHDMFESSWIVLDVVAVSSFMIRLTEKL; this is encoded by the coding sequence ATGGTGCGTGAGCTCCGCGCCGACTCCTTCTAcgcccgcctccgcgccgccgccgccgccgccgccgcagcggtttcctccgcctccgcctcccctcTCCTGATCCTCCCGTCCGCGGCCGACGCTGACTCACTCTGCGCGCTCAGGATCCTCGCCCACGTCCTCTCCGCCGACTCCGTCCGCTTCTCCGTCTACCCCGTCGCCTCCACCGCCGATGCCGCCGAACTcctcgcctccttctccggcgccacCGCGTCCTCACCCCTATCGCCGCCGCCGCTCTGCGTATTACTCATCAACTGGGGCGCGCGCTGCGACCTCCTCCGCGGCGTCCTGCCGCGCGGCTCCACCGCCTTCGTCGTGGACTCGCACCGCCCCGTGAACCTCCGCAACCTCGCCGCGGGGAACGACCGCGTCGTCGTGCTCTTCACCGTTGATGACGAGCGCGCCGCCGACCTGTCGTATGACTTCGACGTGTCCTCCCTTGCCGACGCCTCCGACCTAACGGCCGAGGGGGACGCGGACGACGACCACCTCCGCGCCTCCGAGGAGGAGTCAGATGCCTCGGATTACGATTCCGGCGCCGAGGGTGGGAGGAGGAAGAGACGGTGGGCGTCCGATGACGCGGAGGCGGACGGCGGCGATCCGGTGAAGCTGTTCGGGAGGCTGCGGCGGGAGTACTACCGGCTTGGCACCTTCCACGGGAAGCCGTCGGGGTGCCTCATGTACGACCTCGCCCACGCGCTGCGCAGGAACACCAACGAGCTCCTCTGGCTTGCCTGCGTCTCCCTCACCGACCAGTTCATCCATGAGCGCATCACCAACGAGCGCTACCAGGACGCAGGCATGGAGCTGGAGCAGCACATCAACGGATCCGGCAACCTCGATCCGTCCGGCGTCGGCTCCGTGGTCACGCTCAAGGACGGGACCAGGATCCGTGCGCCCGAGACCTCCCGCATCGCCTACGAGGACGAGCCGAGGCTTATGCTGCTGCGGGAGTGGAGCTTGTTCGACTCCATGGTCTGCTCCTCTTATGTCGCGACGAGGCTCAAGACGTGGAGCGACAACGGGCTCAAGAAGCTGAAGCTTCTTCTGGCGAGGATGGGGTTCCCGCTCGCCGACTGCCAGAAGGGGTTCCAGTACATGAGCATGGAGGTCAAGAGGAAGATGCGCGATGAGTTTGACCGCTTCCTGCCGGAGTATGGGCTCACCGAGTTCTACTACAGAAGCTTCCTGCGGGTGCACGGGTACAAGTCCAAGGTCTCTGCTGCGGATGTTGTGTATGGCGTCACAGCTTTGCTTGAATCTATGAGTGCCGAGTCCAACGACTCGAAGGAGTGTTCTGCTGCTGAGCAATTCTGGGTTGCATATTCTGCGCTGTCTCCGAGCAATGTGAATCAGCTGCAAAAAGGAATGCAATCTGCAATTGAGATACAGAGGGCTATATTGAGGCAAGGGAGCTCCGCGATCACCAAGAGCGGCTTCATACGGAGCGCAAAGAAGTTCCGGTGGGTGAAGCTCGATGACCCAGTGGACACGAGCAAGCTGTGCCACCCTCAGGCGCTTACTAAGTTCTGCTTCTTCCTGATGGATGCACTGAAGGAACGGGGTGCAAGGATGAAGCCACTGGTGTGTGCTTGCTTAGGGAGGGAGCCTGAGAAGGTGCTGGTAGTTGGGGTATGGGGGAAGCCCAGGCTTGGGGCAGTTCAGGGGAATTCGTTCGGTAATGCATTTAGGTCAGCGGCAGAGGAGATTGGCGCAGACTATTTCCATGACATGTTTGAGTCATCATGGATTGTTCTTGACGTTGTTGCTGTCAGTTCTTTCATGATTCGGTTAACAGAGAAGCTGTAA